The Magnolia sinica isolate HGM2019 chromosome 3, MsV1, whole genome shotgun sequence genome includes the window GATTAGAAAGGCTTAAGGATCTTCTAGTATATATAGAAGAATTTAGGGGCAAACACCATACACATTGACACCCCGCCCATCAGATCAACACTCTGGATCACGTGAGCCCCACTTGTATGCAATGGCCCATCAGAGCCAAaggattctttctaattttagggaaAATCATGCCTCCATAATTAAGGAGGACATGAATAAAGATACAATTACAGATAAGAGAAAAATACGCAACTCAATCAGCAGAGACACATATGACCTGCTTACCAACATTTTTACCAGAGAATAGCCCGACAAGGGCTGCTGCAGCACTTTCAAGgccttcattcatgtcttctaTGTATACAATTTTCCCTTGCTTGTAGTAATTGATAATCTGATCCACAAACTGTGGAAACAGATTCAGATAATCGCTCTGCAGAAACCCTCGCATCCTTACTCGTTTCGCGATAAGCATGAACAAGTTATGGATTCCTTCAGCACCAGAGATGCTCTGCTGTGATACCATCCCACATACGGCGATCCGGCCATGCAATCTCATGTTTAGAAGCACGGCATCAAGCATGGCTCCACCCACATTATCAAAATAGATGTCGATGCCTTGAGGAAGACACCTATTAGAGAAAACATgtagttgaaaaaaaaatgttgtttTAGTCCAAATCGATATAGAATTGTGAGATTTTGGAGCAGGTTTGGCAGCTTGAGTAGAAAATTCTTGCAACTAGAAACACTAGACAGTTAAAAATGACATCTTTCCTGTGAGAAATGCTGCTGGATGTATGCGTGCTTCATGGAGTTCGATGAAGTATGCACCAAAAACATCTCTATTGAACATGTGGCACTTGTGCATGGTGATCACAACTGTTGATTTGGTGAGCCACTGTGGAAGGGCCATACACCAAAAGGAAAGGCAATCAGACTGGTACCCATCCAACCAGTGGCAAGAGAAAAGGGACGGTTAGCTCAAAAGATGAAGAATGGTCCACACTGAGTGGACAATACTCGCAACAATGAGATGGTCAGTGCAATCCAATCAACTGCAACTCTTAGCCCATTGCCATCAATAAGGTGACTACCAACTGTCCTGAAAAATatacatgtgtgccacatgtacaatacaCTTAATTTTACAAACACTTCTTAGCAATTAAAAAATGTAAGCACTTAGTAGAGCTTATATGAAGTGCATGTCATAAAAGCATTACTCATTTCTCACGTGTGCAAAACTGCAAATACATAGATCTAGAACCACTAGACAAAAGATGGAAAGACAGTTTTTAGAATGGATAATAGCATGTGCAAGAGACATCAATTCATAATATTCTGTTATTTTCAAAAGATCACGAATCGATTCAGGTTGGCTGAGCTCTAGGTACCATGTTTAAATTCCAATTTTACAAACGGCCAGCCAATATTAGACAGTTGAAATTTCATCAATAAGCTAGTATTTTGATTGGGACATCATGCGCATGCACGCCACCCTctacgcacgtacgcacgaagaaagagggccccaccgtcgatctggctcaatGACGATGTCTaggaagggcctcctagttagaagacgttTGATTCAAAGAGTGGTCCCGATAGTCACggaaagcccatcatgggatctcatgatcgtagcccactagtcggattaagttcatactttaggttttacttatttatattatttaaaacattatgaacactttagatttttttgattagtttttgttttggtttacttcatcaccaagtaataaaTTGCGCACATTGTGCAAGTTTTGGGGtgtagggttttccctataaataacaccccttgtagttcttttgattcattcaagtttaataaaaattcctgcatttttctactctctgagtttttgagttgaggaaaaattcaagtggttgcaaagccctcccttttcgaagggctaactaccgtggtgtgaagacACATCTATCTCCATCTGCCTCTACCCTCTCTCATTAATATATCTCACCTTCTACTATCATCCTTGCTTTGAATCCATCAGTTTTATAGCTGTTCATCCCCCCTACATCTAATTTCCAGAATCTAGACTGCAAgagagctgaaacttcgacggagtacCATGCCCTGACCGCACGTCAGATCGCTACAATATTAGGAGGGTTAGAAGTTGCGGTCAGCCTCGAGCGCACGTGTGTCTGCACCTGGCCCACTGTCCACACGAGAGGATTGTCTCAGGTTCAGGTTTCTtcctatttttctctttttatacctaatttcataaaccctaaccctagattacattatcCTTAATTGATTTGTCCATTTTCTCACCTAggattccttgaattgaaattggagaatcccttggattagggactgtttcttatgcatgtgtggtttatttctattTCCCGTTAAGCAtcatttggtccataattttattgatccagtcctAGCCCGTGTAAGCCTGGACCCATCCAGATTCTCCTTcaaattgaatgtttggacttctatgtgggatatggaatttgtataattgtttctgaactaacgtgatcttaagcctgaaatcttgcacatcatatttgaatttcatgtcctgcatcaaatttggtatcagagcttagggttcttataggggaatacattacttgtttagggttaggttgtttgagtccttcatgcatccagtccaTCACATGTGACTTTTAGGAGTCCATAATCCCTTATTTTGtcaactatattgttgaattttagtaacactgcatggttccctcatatagagtctcataggatcatttagtccatTTAATTACATATAGTCGtcctagaaagtccttaggtggagttagcaaatGTATGTCCACACGTacaggtcatggttttggcttacATCCTACACTAAACATGAAGCAACTGCTAGAGTCATTAAACAAACTGTCCCAATagattgagtctttgggtaagcgcttgaatatggaccaatgctttgaacaacttgatgtgcgcattacctaACTTGGGACCTCCGCCAGGACAAACTCCACTATTGGggtggatgtccaatctcaggcaggtggccaggaggatagaccaatgaatggagttggccaagtAATCAGTTATGAGCGTGCACCCACcctatgagggacatcaagaccactattttgagaggtacaacatgtgtggccttgtggctggagagagtacACCAGAGGATAGTGTAGAATTACCTACTGAAGCCATTCTGGTAATGGATAAGTTTCGTGATATCTTTCctaatgatctaccggatgagtctccccctaggagggatatagagcacaccagaacatgggacactaTAATACCTACAGTCAAGTTtacgtttaatagttctgtcgataagTCCATAGGTCTCAATCCTTATGAGGTCCTTACTGGTTATAAACttaggaaacttattgatcttgtcttCATGTCATTGCCCCAtaagccatcagagtctgcagagtcttttgcgaaccccattcattcatggcattaagaaatcaggcagaagatcatgactagtaatgaacattattcACTttttgcagaccaacataaaaGTTTTTAtaaattcaatgtaagggactgtgttggtccgcatcaggccagagcggtaccctcaagGAACCGTTCAAAATTATACGAGCATAgcactggaccattcaaaattataaaatgaaacgatctcaatgcgtatgtggcaaatcttccaccatccatgggaattagtttcacattcaatgtggaggatctagttgcatttcaaggggtcattgatgcattgtccagcctttcgcctaaccatcccgATTCCTTAggcctttcccttgatccatggccccctccagACCTAccttcccagcctctacgtcccatacctacccttcccaacccattttccccgcctctacctcccatacctactctttccgacctttcttcccagcctatacctcccatacctatccttcacacacctagagaggaaataAAA containing:
- the LOC131240247 gene encoding 2-alkenal reductase (NADP(+)-dependent)-like; its protein translation is MLDAVLLNMRLHGRIAVCGMVSQQSISGAEGIHNLFMLIAKRVRMRGFLQSDYLNLFPQFVDQIINYYKQGKIVYIEDMNEGLESAAAALVGLFSGKNVGKQVICVSAD